One region of Thermoanaerobaculia bacterium genomic DNA includes:
- a CDS encoding PadR family transcriptional regulator encodes MARAEVLQGTLDLLVMKTLDSMGPMHGFGMALRIQQVSEDLLRLNQGTLYPALLRLEQRGWIASRWGISENNRKAKFYSLTPAGRKQLRKETESWERMSAMIHRVLKTT; translated from the coding sequence ATGGCCCGCGCCGAAGTCCTGCAGGGAACGCTCGATCTGCTCGTGATGAAGACCCTCGATTCCATGGGCCCGATGCACGGGTTCGGGATGGCCCTGCGGATCCAGCAGGTTTCCGAGGATCTGCTGCGGCTGAACCAGGGCACCCTCTATCCCGCGCTCCTGCGCCTCGAACAGAGGGGATGGATCGCGTCCCGCTGGGGGATTTCCGAAAACAACCGGAAGGCGAAGTTCTACTCGCTGACTCCGGCCGGGCGGAAGCAGCTCCGGAAGGAGACCGAGAGCTGGGAGCGGATGTCCGCGATGATCCATCGCGTGCTGAAGACGACGTGA
- a CDS encoding 4Fe-4S binding protein, producing MPHFIQETCIACGVCEVKCPTHTITGDKKEKFVIHPERCIDCSVCARYCPVSCIENNAGQLVEKVKPKEIPKAIVDRDLCTGCEFCIDICPFDCIYLIEDPLHETMVHKIAEVDGPACVSCRLCETVCDKDAIFVPNPITQAKRYLPVI from the coding sequence ATGCCACATTTCATCCAGGAGACCTGCATCGCCTGTGGCGTGTGCGAGGTCAAGTGTCCCACGCACACGATCACGGGGGACAAGAAGGAAAAATTCGTGATTCACCCGGAGCGGTGCATCGACTGCTCGGTCTGCGCCCGCTATTGCCCGGTCTCCTGCATCGAGAACAACGCGGGGCAGCTCGTCGAGAAGGTCAAGCCGAAGGAGATTCCGAAGGCGATCGTCGATCGCGATCTCTGCACCGGCTGCGAGTTCTGCATCGACATCTGCCCGTTCGACTGCATCTACCTCATCGAAGACCCGCTGCACGAGACGATGGTCCACAAGATCGCCGAAGTCGACGGCCCGGCGTGCGTGTCGTGCCGCCTCTGCGAGACGGTATGCGACAAGGACGCGATCTTCGTGCCGAACCCGATCACGCAGGCCAAGCGCTACCTTCCGGTCATCTGA
- a CDS encoding HEAT repeat domain-containing protein, whose translation MNESAAPRDPDDSTPEGGAGRAVVQFFLVPLLVVAVCVGVFFLFSLLTFEHKTPADYLADVRGGAASQRWQSAFELSRAVARIPPGPERQKLATQTLDVFERLHADRAEDRDVKRYLALVLGRLGDARAVPALERSAGDPDPLVRLYSVWALGMLGDRNAVPMIVAGSETEDAGARKMAAYVLGKLGDPRAVPRLTAMTADHAADVRWNAAIALAELRDPAGREVLHSMLDRASLARQAEGLSSAQAEEAIVSAAKAEAMIGDRDAMALLSRLADDDPSLKVRDAAREAMRTIGGKR comes from the coding sequence GTGAACGAATCCGCCGCCCCCCGCGATCCCGACGATTCGACGCCCGAAGGGGGCGCCGGGCGCGCGGTCGTCCAGTTCTTCCTCGTCCCCCTCCTCGTCGTGGCGGTGTGCGTCGGCGTCTTCTTCCTCTTCTCGCTCCTGACGTTCGAGCACAAGACGCCGGCCGACTACCTGGCCGATGTCCGCGGGGGCGCCGCGAGCCAGCGCTGGCAGTCGGCGTTCGAGCTTTCGCGCGCCGTCGCGAGGATCCCCCCGGGGCCCGAGCGGCAGAAGCTCGCCACCCAGACGCTCGACGTTTTCGAGCGTCTCCACGCGGACCGCGCGGAGGATCGCGACGTGAAGCGCTACCTCGCGCTCGTCCTCGGGCGGCTCGGCGACGCCCGCGCGGTTCCGGCGCTCGAGCGCAGCGCCGGCGATCCGGATCCGCTCGTCCGGCTCTACTCCGTCTGGGCGCTCGGGATGCTCGGCGACCGGAACGCCGTTCCGATGATCGTCGCCGGGTCGGAGACGGAGGACGCGGGCGCCCGGAAGATGGCGGCGTACGTCCTCGGCAAGCTCGGCGATCCCCGCGCCGTTCCCCGGCTCACCGCGATGACCGCGGACCACGCGGCGGACGTTCGCTGGAATGCCGCGATCGCGCTCGCCGAGCTCCGCGACCCCGCGGGCCGGGAAGTCCTCCACTCGATGCTCGACCGCGCCTCCCTCGCCCGGCAGGCGGAAGGGCTTTCGTCGGCCCAGGCGGAGGAAGCGATCGTCTCCGCCGCGAAGGCCGAAGCGATGATCGGCGATCGGGACGCGATGGCGCTCCTTTCCCGTCTCGCCGACGACGATCCGAGTCTCAAGGTGCGGGACGCCGCGCGCGAGGCGATGCGGACGATCGGCGGGAAGCGATGA
- a CDS encoding Rieske 2Fe-2S domain-containing protein, which yields MAAREPKIVSSRATAEGSASPQGMSRRDAVKWMTLAWIGFAAAVGAGATAMLRFLFPNVLFEPPTVFKAGPPSDYALGVDERWKEKYGVWIVRNTAEIYSLIAVCVHLGCTPNWLAAQNKFKCPCHGSGYYISGINFEGPAPRALERAAISVSPDDGQLIVDKGQKFLFEQGQWTDPKAFVKVG from the coding sequence ATGGCGGCGCGGGAGCCGAAGATCGTCTCGAGCCGGGCGACGGCGGAAGGGTCCGCTTCCCCGCAGGGAATGAGCCGCCGCGACGCCGTCAAATGGATGACGCTCGCCTGGATCGGGTTCGCGGCGGCCGTCGGCGCGGGCGCGACCGCGATGCTCCGGTTCCTCTTTCCGAACGTCCTCTTCGAACCGCCGACCGTGTTCAAGGCCGGCCCCCCCTCGGATTACGCACTCGGCGTCGACGAGCGGTGGAAGGAGAAATACGGGGTCTGGATCGTCCGGAACACGGCGGAGATCTATTCGCTGATCGCGGTCTGCGTCCACCTCGGCTGCACGCCGAACTGGCTCGCGGCGCAGAACAAGTTCAAGTGCCCGTGCCACGGCTCGGGCTACTACATCTCGGGAATCAACTTCGAGGGGCCGGCCCCGCGCGCGCTCGAACGGGCCGCGATCTCGGTCTCTCCCGACGACGGACAGCTGATCGTGGACAAGGGACAGAAGTTCCTTTTCGAGCAGGGCCAGTGGACCGACCCGAAGGCGTTCGTGAAGGTCGGGTGA
- a CDS encoding cytochrome b N-terminal domain-containing protein codes for MKEKLEELQRSIVESQIWKSIFRVGVPNTNRKRVLAMLGNVVLHLHPVKTRKSGVKMRYTWCAGGVTFFLFLVLTFTGLLLMFYYRPTVEYAYVDALDLREQVPFGIMREIHRWGAHAMVIAVWIHMFRVFMTGSYKPPREFNWVVGVILLVLTLLLSFTGYLLPWDQLAIWAITVGSNMAGATPLVGTQGPGSALLKIGDIPLVTSSNDARFALLGGRFVGAGALLRFYVLHCVGIPLVAAFLMAVHFWRVRKDGGISGPV; via the coding sequence GTGAAGGAAAAGCTCGAGGAACTGCAGCGTTCGATCGTCGAAAGCCAGATCTGGAAGTCGATCTTCCGGGTCGGCGTCCCGAACACGAACCGCAAGCGTGTGCTCGCGATGCTCGGCAACGTCGTCCTGCACCTGCACCCCGTCAAGACCCGCAAGTCGGGCGTGAAGATGCGCTACACCTGGTGCGCGGGGGGCGTGACGTTCTTCCTCTTCCTCGTGCTCACGTTCACGGGGCTCCTGCTGATGTTCTACTACCGCCCGACGGTCGAATACGCGTACGTCGACGCGCTCGATCTCCGGGAGCAGGTTCCGTTCGGCATCATGAGAGAGATCCACCGGTGGGGCGCGCACGCGATGGTGATCGCGGTCTGGATCCACATGTTCCGGGTCTTCATGACCGGGTCCTACAAGCCGCCCCGGGAGTTCAACTGGGTCGTCGGCGTCATCCTGCTCGTGCTGACGCTCCTCCTCTCGTTCACCGGCTACCTGCTGCCGTGGGACCAGCTCGCGATCTGGGCGATCACCGTCGGCTCGAACATGGCCGGAGCGACGCCGCTCGTCGGAACGCAGGGACCCGGGTCGGCGCTCCTGAAGATCGGCGACATCCCGCTCGTGACGTCGAGCAACGACGCTCGGTTCGCCCTGCTCGGCGGACGGTTCGTGGGCGCGGGCGCGCTGCTTCGGTTCTACGTGCTCCACTGCGTCGGGATCCCGCTCGTCGCGGCCTTCCTGATGGCGGTCCATTTCTGGCGCGTCCGGAAGGACGGCGGCATCAGCGGGCCGGTGTGA